One Aegilops tauschii subsp. strangulata cultivar AL8/78 chromosome 7, Aet v6.0, whole genome shotgun sequence genomic window carries:
- the LOC109772729 gene encoding wax ester synthase/diacylglycerol acyltransferase 5-like has protein sequence MEPVSGSPWVSVPRNRLLPIRMSTEHAGTEWTPENPAEEPVSPTARAMEDIGIYIVVTIGLDTPINLSIFRAGIESLLARCPRLGCIQVADGSSNGGARWARTAVNAEDHMIVPRLDGAAVAAYPDKAVEDYVASLSTLPMDRSRALLEFHLLDFPTSEATSTVAVRVHHAYGDGMSLMALLMTSTRSGAADTKCQPATPTPTPPPRRPTRAGAIYASQRRPPLSAGALPLVAWVWSYLVVAWNTAADLAYFAATILFLSDPRTLFKRADDDEFHAKGFVHRSLSLDDVKFLKSSMNCTVNDVLVAVTSAALSRYYFRKSGDTNTSKICLRSLLPVNTRPATSLQTYVNVIESDKRNEVTWGNKLGYIILPFYLAMHEDPLAYIRKAKKVLDRKKRSLEVILTYKIGLIFTKFFGVKVGTSIFRCLFARTTIVFSNMVGPAEQVELCGHPVAFLAPSVYGIPEALIIHYQSYRSTIKIILSVDEDKFSDCHQLLDDFDQTLTVMKDAASILSTSTKND, from the exons ATGGAGCCTGTCAGTGGTAGTCCATGGGTGTCAGTTCCACGAAACCGACTGCTTCCGATCCGCATGTCAACAGAACATGCCGGCACTGAGTGGACGCCGGAGAACCCCGCGGAGGAGCCCGTGAGCCCTACAGCAAGAGCCATGGAAGATATAGGTATTTATATCGTCGTCACCATCGGCCTTGACACGCCGATAAACCTGAGCATCTTCCGAGCCGGCATCGAATCTCTGCTTGCCCGATGCCCGCGCTTGGGATGCATTCAA GTGGCGGACGGGTCAAGCAATGGAGGGGCGCGATGGGCGCGCACGGCTGTGAACGCTGAGGATCATATGATCGTCCCCAGGCTGGATGGCGCGGCCGTGGCCGCCTACCCAGACAAGGCCGTGGAGGACTACGTCGCCTCGCTGTCCACGCTGCCCATGGACCGCTCCCGCGCGCTTCTGGAGTTCCATCTCCTCGACTTCCCGACCTCCGAGGCGACCTCCACCGTGGCGGTCCGGGTGCACCACGCCTACGGCGACGGCATGTCTCTAATGGCGCTTCTCATGACGTCCACACGCAGCGGCGCCGCCGACACCAAGTGCCAGCCAGCGACGCCCACGCCCACGCCTCCGCCTCGTCGTCCTACGCGCGCGGGCGCCATCTACGCGTCGCAGCGCCGGCCCCCGCTTTCTGCGGGCGCCCTGCCGCTCGTCGCGTGGGTCTGGTCGTACCTTGTGGTCGCGTGGAACACCGCGGCGGACCTTGCCTACTTCGCCGCCACGATTCTGTTCTTGAGTGACCCGCGCACGCTGTTCAAGCGTGCCGACGATGACGAGTTCCACGCCAAGGGCTTCGTCCACCGGAGTCTTAGTCTGGATGACGTCAAGTTCCTCAAGAGCTCCATGAACTGC ACTGTCAATGATGTGCTGGTTGCAGTGACTTCTGCTGCTCTATCAAGATATTACTTCCGCAAGTCCG GTGACACTAACACTAGCAAAATCTGTTTGCGATCACTCCTTCCTGTCAACACAAGGCCAGCCACTAGCCTACAG ACATATGTTAATGTGATAGAATCTGATAAGAGGAACGAGGTGACATGGGGAAATAAACTGGGCTACATTATTCTTCCATTTTATCTGGCCATGCACGAAGATCCACTTGCATATATTCGCAAGGCAAAGAAGGTTCTTGATAGGAAAAAGAGGTCACTCGAAGTGATATTGACATATAAGATTGGTCTGATTTTCACGAAATTTTTTGGTGTCAAG GTAGGAACTTCAATCTTTCGGTGTCTGTTCGCACGTACAACAATAGTTTTCTCAAACATGGTTGGACCAGCTGAACAAGTAGAGTTATGTGGACACCCAGTGGCTTTCCTTGCGCCTAGTGTCTATGGGATTCCAGAG GCTCTGATTATTCACTACCAAAGCTACAGAAGCACTATCAAGATAATTCTATCAGTAGACGAGGACAAGTTTTCAGATTGTCATCAACTTTTGGATGACTTTGACCAGACCCTCACGGTCATGAAGGACGCGGCTTCAATACTTTCAACGTCAACTAAGAATGACTAA
- the LOC109772728 gene encoding non-specific lipid-transfer protein P3-like yields the protein MTPTHHSPAVVAVALLVAVLAAEAGGDESDCSVAQTAFSECTGYLAGLDDEVPPQCCRGLGDVKDLAPGADQRRDLCACILSEMLAVGKVDSGRAAGLPSACGLSVGFLPTSPDFDCSLIP from the exons ATGACGCCGACCCACCACTCGCCGGCCGTGGTGGCCgtcgcgctcctcgtcgccgtcctgGCCGCCGAGGCGGGGGGCGACGAGAGCGACTGCAGCGTCGCGCAGACGGCGTTCAGCGAGTGCACCGGGTACTTGGCCGGCCTGGACGACGAGGTCCCGCCGCAGTGCTGCCGGGGGCTGGGCGACGTCAAGGACCTGGCGCCGGGCGCGGACCAGCGCCGGGACCTCTGCGCGTGCATCCTGTCGGAGATGCTCGCCGTCGGTAAGGTCGACTCCGGCCGCGCCGCCGGCCTCCCGTCCGCGTGCGGCCTCAGCGTCGGGTTCCTCCCGACCAGCCCCGACTTTGACTGCTCCCT GATCCCCTGA